GTGTTATAGAACACAAAAGCCGTTTAATGCACGAAACCCCAGGCATGGACGCCTGGGGTTTCGTGGCAAAAAGAGGCTACGCCGGGATGGTCAGAACCTGGCCCGCGTTGATGAGATCCGGGTTGGCGATACCGTTGGCATCGGCGATGCGCTGGTACTGGTTGCCGTCCCCGTAGAAGCGCTCGGCGATCGCCCAGAGGGTGTCGCCGCCCGCGACCGTGTAGGTCTGAGCTGCCGGAGCAGCGGGAGCCGGTTCGGGCTCCGGTGCTGCCGGGGCAGGCTCCGGGGTGGACTCCGGCGCGGGAGCTGCGACGGCGGTGTCAGTGGACCACAGGGCGCGCTCGCCCGCGTACAGAACGACATTGCGATCGTCTTGAACCGAAAGCGAGACGCCTTCGTTGCCGGAGGTCTGCGATGCCCAGACTGCGTCCCCGTCCTTGTAGAGGACGAAGTTGCCGTCGGCCTGCAGGTCCGCACGGTTGGCGCCCGATCCGTTGGTGCCGGCTGCCCAAACTGCGCGGCCGTTCTCGGAGAGAACCAGGTTGCCGTCGGCTTGCAGGGTGAGGGCGTAGGAACCGTTGTCGGACTTGAGTTCCTGGCCGATTGCGAGACTCTGGCCTGACTGCAGTGTGCTCACACTGTCCCTTTCCAAATCTGTTGCGATGGGGTCTTGCCACGCAAACATCACTCGCCAGTTACCTCGCGGTGAGTGGCTGCGTAGGCGGTCCACACTACGTTACTGGAGAGTTTTGTGGAACGCCCGACACACATACTTAAATTTCGTTAATCGTTATCTCTCTGGTAGTGAGCAGATTTGGTCGCAGTGAGACTTTCTCGGAGCGTCGACCTGGGCCTTGGTTGATCAGCGCCTCTGAACTGCCGGTGAACTGCGCGTGACTCTCAGCTTATTTTCAGTAATCGACAGGTGGGGACTGGTCGGACAATGCGGCCAGAGTCTCGCTGTGCAGCACCTGGAGCAACTCGCGCTCCACTGCGGCAAATTCCGGCGAAGTGATCATGTCCAGCTCGCGAGGGCGAGGAAGTGGCACGTCGACGACGCGTTTGACCGTGGCGGGTCTCGCCGAGAGAACTACAACGCGATCGGACAGGTAGATGGCCTCACGAATGTCGTGCGTGATCATCAGAACTGTCCACCGATACTGCTGCCACACATCCTGGAGCCAGGACTGCATTTCGGTGCGGGTCAGCGAGTCGAGGGCGCCGAACGGTTCGTCGAGCAGCAGCACGGGCTTGCCCTGAACTACAGTGCGCAGCAATGCCGCCCGTTGGCGCATGCCGCCCGAAAGCTGCGACGGAGTGGCATTCTCGAAACCCGACAGTCCGAAGGCTTCAAACAACTCACGGGCCTTGTTGCGTGCGGTTTTCCGGGGCACGCCCTGCACTTCGAGTCCCAACGCCGTGTTGTCGAGTACCGAACGCCAGGGAAACAGGAGATCTTTCTGGGGCATGTAGGCGGTCGGGATGTCGCGTCCCGAGTCCGGCAGACCAACGGTGACGGTTCCAGTCGTCGGGGATTCGAGTCCGGCCAGGACGTTGA
The nucleotide sequence above comes from Rhodococcus sp. KBS0724. Encoded proteins:
- a CDS encoding LysM peptidoglycan-binding domain-containing protein; this translates as MFAWQDPIATDLERDSVSTLQSGQSLAIGQELKSDNGSYALTLQADGNLVLSENGRAVWAAGTNGSGANRADLQADGNFVLYKDGDAVWASQTSGNEGVSLSVQDDRNVVLYAGERALWSTDTAVAAPAPESTPEPAPAAPEPEPAPAAPAAQTYTVAGGDTLWAIAERFYGDGNQYQRIADANGIANPDLINAGQVLTIPA
- a CDS encoding ABC transporter ATP-binding protein, which gives rise to MSTERIVDVASLSKEFGARADTRQVLDDVSFHAAPGEFVSLIGPSGCGKSTIFNVLAGLESPTTGTVTVGLPDSGRDIPTAYMPQKDLLFPWRSVLDNTALGLEVQGVPRKTARNKARELFEAFGLSGFENATPSQLSGGMRQRAALLRTVVQGKPVLLLDEPFGALDSLTRTEMQSWLQDVWQQYRWTVLMITHDIREAIYLSDRVVVLSARPATVKRVVDVPLPRPRELDMITSPEFAAVERELLQVLHSETLAALSDQSPPVDY